A window of the Loxodonta africana isolate mLoxAfr1 chromosome 3, mLoxAfr1.hap2, whole genome shotgun sequence genome harbors these coding sequences:
- the LOC100672052 gene encoding LOW QUALITY PROTEIN: phospholipase A2, membrane associated-like (The sequence of the model RefSeq protein was modified relative to this genomic sequence to represent the inferred CDS: substituted 1 base at 1 genomic stop codon), which produces MKTLLLXVVIVALGLLQVQGSLLDFRKMIRLVTGKEPISSYGFYGCHCGVGGKGSPKDATDRCCAEHDCCYKRLEKRRCGTKFLNYKFTKSGSQIVCAKQDFCKSQLCQCDRSAAYCLARNQKTYNKKFQYYSNGQCSGKTPSC; this is translated from the exons ATGAAGACCCTCCTGCTGTAGGTAGTAATCGTGGCCTTGG GCCTGCTGCAAGTCCAGGGAAGTTTACTGGATTTCCGAAAAATGATCCGGTTGGTGACAGGAAAGGAACCTATATCCAGCTATGGTTTCTATGGTTGCCACTGTGGTGTTGGTGGTAAAGGATCCCCCAAAGATGCGACAGATCG GTGCTGCGCTGAACACGACTGCTGCTATAAACGTCTGGAGAAACGTAGGTGTGGCACCAAATTCCTGAATTACAAGTTTACCAAGAGTGGAAGCCAAATTGTCTGTG CAAAACAGGACTTCTGCAAGAGCCAGCTGTGTCAATGTGATAGAAGTGCTGCCTACTGTTTGGCGAGAAACCAGAAGACCTATAATAAAAAGTTCCAGTACTACTCCAATGGGCAGTGCAGTGGGAAGACCCCCAGCTGCTGA